The Acinonyx jubatus isolate Ajub_Pintada_27869175 chromosome D1, VMU_Ajub_asm_v1.0, whole genome shotgun sequence genome includes a window with the following:
- the DCUN1D5 gene encoding DCN1-like protein 5 isoform X4, which produces MCDCTEKLQNKFDFLRSQLNDISSFKNIYRYAFDFARDKDQRSLDIDTAKSMLALLLGRTWPLFSVFYQYLEQSKYRVMNKDQWYNVLEFSRTVHADLSNYDEDGAWPVLLDEFVEWQKIRQTS; this is translated from the exons gtgTGACTGCACAGAAAAGTTACAGAACAAATTTGACTTTTTGCGCTCACAGTTGAATGATATTTCTTCGTTTAAGAATATCTACAGATATGCCTTTGATTTTGCAAGG GATAAAGATCAGAGAAGCCTTGATATCGACACCGCTAAGTCTATGCTCGCCCTGCTGCTTGGAAGGACATGGCCGCTGTTTTCAGTGTTTTACCAGTACCTGGAG CAATCGAAGTATCGTGTTATGAACAAAGATCAGTGGTACAATGTGTTAGAATTCAGCAGAACCGTCCATGCCGATCTTAGTAACTACGATGAAGATGGTGCTT GGCCTGTTCTTCTCGATGAATTTGTTGAGTGGCAGAAAATCCGTCAGACATCATAG